The nucleotide sequence GAAACCAGTAGCGGCGGCGACACCATCGGCGTCATGCAAGCGGTCCTCGATACGCAATTCTGGCTGGCCACCCACGTCACCTGCGTCGTTACCGGTTACACCGCCACGTACGTCGCCGGCTTGTTGGGCCTGATCTACGTGATTCGCGGCGTCTTCACGCCGTCGCTCAGTGCGGCCGAAGGAAAAGACTTAGCCCGCATGATTTATGGCACCGTTTGTTTTGGCATGTTCTTCAGTTTCGTCGGCACGGTACTGGGCGGATTGTGGGCTGACGATTCCTGGGGTCGTTTTTGGGGATGGGATCCCAAAGAAAATGCCGCCCTCATCATCGTGCTCTGGAACGCCCTGGTGCTGCATGCTCGCTGGGACGGCATGGTGAAAGATCGCGGGCTGGCAGTGCTGGCCATTGGTGGCAATATTTTCGCCAGTTGGTCACACTTCGGCGTCAACCAATTGGGCGTAGGATTGCACTCCTACGGATTCACCGAAGGCGTGCTCGTGGCTTTGGGCCTTTTCTGTTTGAGTCAACTTGTGATCATTGGCATCGGACTATTCCCCCAGCGCTTTTGGCTGAGTAATCG is from Pirellulales bacterium and encodes:
- the ccsA gene encoding cytochrome c biogenesis protein CcsA, with translation TNLYATAIYIGWAAVLAGLILESVYRLGYGNVLASVAGFASLLVADKLSLLLETSSGGDTIGVMQAVLDTQFWLATHVTCVVTGYTATYVAGLLGLIYVIRGVFTPSLSAAEGKDLARMIYGTVCFGMFFSFVGTVLGGLWADDSWGRFWGWDPKENAALIIVLWNALVLHARWDGMVKDRGLAVLAIGGNIFASWSHFGVNQLGVGLHSYGFTEGVLVALGLFCLSQLVIIGIGLFPQRFWLSNRTSPAAMV